Genomic segment of Scomber scombrus chromosome 18, fScoSco1.1, whole genome shotgun sequence:
TAATAATTAGATAGTAATTTTGGGTACAGccacagtaaaaacagaaaattgttAACAGTAACTACCACCACTATTGTATTATAGGTACCAATATGGataagactggaaacaaggatAAGGTAAGAAACTCAATGTTCAATTCATAAGATTTTAAGGGATATTTATTAAgtatataattacatttatatattttacatacatgAAATGgttatctgtcttttatttacgGCAGCCAGTGGACATTTCTCAAAAGATCAACGGGAAGGATGAACATCAAACAGAAATTGAAGCACTGCTCAGCAGACTTCATCTTCaagacaaatataaacaaaagttGACACCAGCTGACTTTCTAAAGATAAGTCCACCTGTTAAACAGCAACATGACACAACTGAGAAAGATCTAGCTCACACTTTTCTTCAGAGGTTGATGATGTTAGACTACAGAGCCAGATATATTCCTGTAAAACAAGACAGTCCTGAAGTGAGCCACTCAAAGCCACAGAAAATAGAACCAGAAGATGATGACTTTGCTCTTTTTAGCGCCAGTGTAGACTCTGATCAGTCTAAAAAGTCTCACGTGCATCCAATGGATGTTCAAATGGCAGTATTTCACTGCTCAGACAGCTTTCTGAAGCAGAACATGATTACAAAGCTATCCCAGTCTCAGTACGCCTTACCTTTGCTTGTTCCTGACCCAGTCACAATGGATATTGAGTGTCCTCTGTGGACATTCAGACAAATAATGAAAAGCTGGAAGATAACACAAACCAAAGATGATTCAAACACTGTCACCATGAAGAGTATGCCCATTTACAAAGCTGAGACGTCCATGGTGTCATTTTTCCGTCTTGGTTCACTGTCACTGTCTAAATCTCAGCTGATGAACACTTTGATCAACGACCGTCACAGCACCTTCTTCCACAGAAACTGTCCAGGAAGCACCAAATCTCGCCATTTGATGGACGGTGTAGCAGAGATTGCCTGGTACTGCCCTGCTGGGAAACCCAATGATGCCTTCACTGACTGCATTGCCTTCTGTAATCTTCATGGTGATGCTCTGGAGATTAAAACACAGCGTGAAATACTGATGGAAAAATCTTCAGTTAATGTCGTTCTGGTACCAACTCTGGACAGAGGTGACAAAAGTTGGACAGTTATCTCAGCCCTTCTCAAGTCTCCTAAACCTCTGATTTGTCTCATTGTTGATAATGTTTGTGGTGCAGCTGAGATGACAGAGGGAAAATACAAAATGGGCCTTGAAGGCAAAAGTCAGTCAGATGTTTGTGAAGAACTGAAAGGAATCATTGGAAAAATCTTGTCTGGACCACATACATCCTTCCAGCTAGAAACCATGGCTGAGGTCTCTGGAATCAGAGTGGATGAAGATGACGCAGTCTgccaaaaaggaaaaactgcTGCTATGGAAATAGCGAATTTACTTAAATTGATGGATGTTTCAAAGATCAAAGATAAATATCTTCCTTGTCAAGGCCAACTGTGGCATGAttggtgcaaaaaaaacaaggaacAGTATCCCTTCAAAGGACACATTGAGAAGGAGAAATGTGAAAAGCAACTGAAGAAAATACGTCAAGAACAATGTTCTGCTTCCTGTAGTGAACTGATTAAGTTGTTCATTGAAAGCCTCTCATCTCTGCcatcagaagaaaaagaatattTCCTGAAGTGGATTCAGATCTTACTGGATGCACTCTCCACAGATGATCTGTCTAAAATTCTCCAGGAATATGATGAGAAGTGGTCTGAGGTCTTGACTTTGAAGAAGAATCATGATAAATCTGATCTAATAAGCAAGCAAACTGAGCTtgagaaaatatcaaaaaaactGCAGTCAGCTACTTTTGGCTTAGAGCACATCTTTAGAGAAATTGGACAGATCTATGAAGCCCATAAATCACTCCAGAAACAATCAAAGATGGGAGAGACTGACTGGTCTAAATACCCTGAGCTGGCTGCAGAGCTGATGATATCAGGACACCCAATGGAGCTGATGGATGGTGATGCAGGTCATGTGACTTTAACATGGATCTCTAGTCTTTTAGATGAAGTCAAAAAGAAACTGGGTGACAAGAGAGTTTTTGTTCTGTCAGTTTTGGGCGTACAAAGCAGTGGAAAATCCACCATGCTGAATGCCATGTTTGGATTACAGTTTGCAGTAAGTGCTGGCAGGTGCACCAAGGGTGCCTTCATGCAGCTGGTCAAAGTgtcagaggagaagaagaaagacttTAAGTTTGACTATGTTCTAGTGGTGGACACTGAAGGACTGCGTGCTCTTGAGCTGGCAGGTAACGACACTCTTCACGACAATGAACTGGCAACATTTGTCGTTGGTCTGGGAAACATGACGTTGATCAACATCTTTGGAGAGAATCCAGCTGACATGCAAGATGTGCTGCAGATTGTTGTTCAGGCTTTCATGAGGATGAAGAAAGTTCAACTTTCTCcaagttgtgtgtttgttcaccAGAATGTTACAGATATtacagctgcagagaaaaacaTGGATGGAAAGAGACGACTGCAAGAAAAACTGGACCAGATGGCTAAACTAGCTGCCAAAGAGGAGGTTTGTGATGCTGAATGCTTCAGTGATGTCATCTCATTTGATGTGCAGAAAGACGTGAAATACTTTGCTCAACTGTGGGAGGGAAGTCCACCCATGGCTCCTCCAAATCCAGGTTATAGTGAGAGCGTCCAGGATTTAAAGAACATCATCCTCTCTAAAGCTTCACAGTCTGCTGGGACGACTCTCTCACAGttcaaaagcaaaataaaggACCTGTGGGATGCTCTACTGAACGAAAACTTTGTTTTCagcttcaaaaacacacatgaaattGCAGTGTACAGAAAACTTGAGGTCCAATATGGGAACTGGACCTGGGCCCTGAGGAGCAAGATGTTGACCATTGAGCACCAGCTACATaacagaattaaaaataaaaaacaagagaatGTTGAGCTCCACTATCTTTTTGAAGCAATTAGCGAAACATATGAAGAAATcaaaaaagagatgaagaagttctttgatgatgaaaatgacaaagacaCATTGGTTCAGTGGCGAGGCCGATTTGAAAGCAAAATCGAAAACTTTAATGATGACCAGGTGAGAGGAGTTAAAAGAAAACTGGATGAGGTCATCCAGCAGAAGAAGACTTGTAAAAAGATGGATGACAAGAAGACAGAGTTTGAGAACAAGCTGCTACAAAAGAGCAAAGAGCTTGCTCAGCAGTTAAAAGACAAGGCCAAAGATGAAAGGGAACTCAAAAAGCAGTTCAACCGTGTTTGGAGTGGCTGGGTTACTGAATTAACTGGAGACATAAAACCTATTGAGGATATCAACCTGGAAAAAGACGAGTTTAGTGTTCTGCAAGGCATTGGTATTGAACCGGTTACTATAAATGACTGCAAAACCAGCggcaaatacaaaaacatatcATCCATCAGGGATTATCATCATTATGTAACCctaaagaagaaacaaaatatgATGATTCAAGCAGCAACAACAGTCATAAAGTACTTCAGGGATTCTCTTTCACCTGAAGAACAACAACTGATCAGTTCATTCATTGCAGAAGTTGAACAAGAGTCCCTTTGTAACATTGAGAGCAAACCTGTAGCTGCAACAGGCTACAATCCAACTTACTTGCAAGAAATTGCCAACAATGTCAAAGAAAAAGTGACAGATTTTGAATCAAAGAAGAAATATGTTCTGAAGAAGGAGTTTACAGTTGatctgttactgtatgtgtttgacaAGGCAGGAAGTTGGATTTCAGAGTCACACGAGATATTCAAGAAGAGCAATGATGCTCTCACTTATTTagaaagcaagaaagaggaatattacaacatttttagAAGTTTCTGCAAAGGAAACTCATCTGCTGTTGTGCTTGGAGAACTGATCTGTGAAAAACTGAAGGTTTCTACTGTTGAAGCTGTCTGCAACAAAACTGCACATGATCTTGCTGGAGTGATGAGGTGCAGTCTTCCAGCATTCAATGGGAACAGGTTGGACTTGGAGAAACATGTGTTGACATCACTGGCAGAAAACGGAAAGTTTAATGGTTACATCAACTACATCCGACACCCAAGGAGCCAAGTAGAGAGTTTCATAAAGGAGGAAGTAGAgaaatatatttacacagaCAACAAGGCTAAAGCACAGAATAAACTCAAGAAAAATGTTGAAGACATCAATAAACTTGTGAGTCAAGCTTTGTTTGATGCAACAGAGAAAGTCAAAAgtcagagaggaaacacagacaTGTGGCTGAAGGAATTTTCCAATTTGCTACAAGAAAATGATAAGCTGACATTTGACACCATCAGTTCTGAAAATTTCAGTGACATAAACAAATTTGACTTTCTTAAAGAAGAGATAGAGAAAGGACTTCCATCCCTCATTAAAGAGATGAGCAGCCTCTTATCGCATAAGATGAAGGAATTCAGGCTGAAGCCAGATCAAATCCTCATTGATCAGCTGTGTGACTGCTGCTGGGTAACGTGTCCATTCTGTGCAGCTGTTTGTACAAACACCAAAAATCACAGTCCTGTAGAACACAGCGTGCCTTTTCACCGACCAGATGGGATCAGAGGTATGCACTTTAGAAAAACAGGTGACATGAGCATTGATTTTTGCACATCAAATGTTGCAAGTGATTATAGATTTTACCCTTCTCATGATCCAGACAAGCCCATTCCCTTTAAACACTACCGTACTGCTGGTCCAAAATATGCTAACTGGAGAATTACCCCTGATGGGTCAGAGCAGACGTACTGGAAATGGTTTGTAGGTAAATTTCAACAGGACCTGGAACACCACCATGGATTAAAATTCCAGGGCAAAGGTACAATTCCCCCCAAGTGGAAAAATTACTCTAAAGAAGAAGCTATTAAAAGTCTGGATGAAATGTGTCAgtgaacaaacacaacacaactacaACCCTGCTGACAATTATgaccatgttttgttttcaagaaccaaaataataatacaaaacagttttttcagatttattcagattttataGTTGACAGATTAATGTATGTGAGACATACATGAaaacagtcagtgaactcatACATACACAAGCCTTTTTGACCACTGAACACACATCTGGTTGCTTGATTGAAATCAACACATAAAACTAAAGAGGACACAAGAAGAAAGTAACTTGAAGGATGTTTGTTAAAATCAGTTAGTCATCTACAAATTCAGTTAGAGGATTTCTGGAAATGTAAAAGCAGAACacaatatgttgtttgtttggggtttttttcaaaGAAAGAGAATTGATTGTGTTATATGTAAGATGAGACGGAGAAgattggattttttattttgaattaaatCAGAATACATGAAGTTTAAAGTTGTGAAGttcaatgaaaatgtaaagagTTGTGAGAGGGATGGTGAGACACATGTTGTAAGAAATGATTTTTACAATGAGGAACAGAATTTCTTTGTTAACCTGTTTAACATTCACATCTAAAATCATGTCAAAGACGTATTGTCTGTTTGTAGAAacttacaatataaaaaaacagtttaagtTGAGTCATGTTAGAGAACATATCAAACATCATTAATGAAGGATGATTTATATATTAGTATTTGACATGTTCAGTTGTGTAATGTTTATCTCTTTTCAACCattctgttattatttacacatgagtgtttttgtagtttagttGAAGTGAACTTGTGCTCTGTCTCAGCTCTTCAGATATCCACAGTTCATGTAAACAGTGTCATTCATCTGAAGAGAACGTTTCTAAAagatttcatcatttattcaatTCATCATTCAGTGACAGTGAGTCATACTTCATATGTAGTGAAGGTTTCTTAATGTTTCTGTAATAACAGTCTCTATTAACACATGTAACACCTGCCATAGAACACAgtgcatttatgttttattctattttattgttgttatttgatCTAGTTGACTTTTTATAGAAGGATGTTAAGACCCAATTTATGTTCAAGAATTTaaatttcttctttatttttttttagttaaaacaatatatttttgaatgtgGGTGATGTCGATTCTTATGTACTGATGAatctgatatgtttttatataagaTGTATGTTTGATAATTTGAagttttacttttgtattattgctttttatagttgttttttttctttttcttacttcaTATGTAGTGAAGGTTTCTTAATGTTTCTGTAATAACAGTCTCTATTAACACATGTAACACCTGCCATAGAACACAgtgcatttatgttttattgtatttttattgagGTCTGAATCAAGAGAATGACATCAAACATTttctctaaaataaaaaatataaaatggagATAGTATCATGATGGCTCTCtctaaatattataaattaacagttgtgttattttctttgttgttatttgatCTAGTCGACTTTTTATAGAAGGATGTTAAGACCTCATTTATGTTCAAGAATTTAagtttcttctttattttttcttacttATTACAACATATAGTTGATGTAGATTCTTATATATGTGATGATGAATCTGATATAATGTTTCTATATAAGATGTTTGATCATTTGAAGTATGACTTTTGTGTTCCtgctttttaattatatttttctatGTACTTTATTGAAGTGTTAATTGTTTTGGATGATTAATCTCACCTGTCATCATAGAGCTTGTCAGACTATTAGTGTGcatgatatataaatatgagcatgttttccatttattaaacattttgacctgatgaagATTCATgtagaaacattttcatcaataAACTTTTGTGGCTTGGAGTAAATGTGcaggtgtttcttttttcattgtatttttcacacattcagGTGTTTTTTATAGTATCATTTGATGTTATACATCTCAAAAACCAATAAATCTGATAACATGGTGCATCACCTTTGACTGTATCAATATCATATTATTCAATACAAATTTGACATATTGTGTAATGGAGGATATTTTAGCATTTCttaaacatttaaaggtttGAGAAATGCTGAGGATGTTATGATGTtgtccagctgtgtttttccCTCGTCTTGTTTGATGGGTCAGATTAATCACCAGTGGTGCTCAAATACTTCAGCCACAGATTTCACATCCAGGTtaccatttattttctgtttagtgaataaattaaaacattcattctTAAGAACTGAAACTTTACTTCTCACCATGAGACAGAATTATTTCCTTCACCTTTAGCTGTTTTTCAATTCAACTTCCTGagaaaaaatagtttaaagtaAAGCAGTTTAAAGTTATAGGAGACACAATGTGGTTTAAATGGAAAGTGTTATACCCAGCTTGTTTAAGAGCATAACAAAGAAGGGAGGACCACACAGTAATAGCTCAAATTAAAGAAGTCATTTATTAAAGATAGCAAATTCAATAACCATGGGGCTGATTTCCTGGACAGGGATTAAGTCAAGTCCAAAACTACAGTAGTTTCTCCATGGATATTTTCACAGAATCCTGTATTTAGTCTAGAACTAGTCTTAATCTCTCTGGACCAAAgagttttaaagtaaaaaagaacATGAACCAAGGCTACATTCAACACATTCAACACAATCTAAAACCAAAACCACATAGAGTGCCTGAAAGGCACCAGCCTTCCAGGAGGacgagatacagagagagagaggacaccATCTTGAAATACCCTTTTAAAAAGGCTCCCAACAGGTGACCTCAATCCCTTGATGAGGTgggagggaccagaccatcTGGGAGGAGAGAAGCAAAGGCACGAAGTAGAAGTAGTTAGTGTTGAGGCTAGTAGATATTGTAGAGCTCAGAATATTAGACACATATTCACATtcagaatattaataaaaacatgaatgctCCACGCAGAATGAAAGTACACATTGTTCAAGACTTATAATTATTACATAGATAACTTTACATTAGTTTATTCCATTGAGGGGCTGCTATAGAATAAATGTAAGTCTTTGTTTAGCTTACCTATCAGCATCATGGTGAATTAGCCTCTATATTTTCAGCTGATCTCCAGCTTTCAGCTCCACATTGTTCAATTCAAGTTGTTGTGAAGTTCAGAGTTTCAACCAGTTTAATTaagaaatgaaagattacagttagtcatttttacactgagTAATTCTATCATTTATAAAAGTAGAAACAAAGCAGTTAAACTTACCATGTTCATATTGGGTGCTGGTGTTGGTGAAGAGCCCTGGAGCTAATAAGATGGAAGATGGTTCTCTGTCCTGGGACAACAAGTAAGTAGTGTGATGGTGAAATTTCACTTAATCTATAAGCACAAATTATTCAATTcaatgacttttttcatcacagtttggtccaatcatcatcatcacaatgaAGCAGTCTATTCTATGCAAAGGAAGCTCTACATGTAATCATTGCTGTTGAACTCTGCACAGTGTTGACTTTGTATTCCTAAATTCCTCTCACTGCATTCAGTGAAAAGGTGAGGCAGCAGACACTCTGAGACTGTCACTCTCATTTTAGTCCACCAGGTGGTGCTGCTGGGCTTTACAACACTGAACCTAAATAACTAACAAGTCAATTATTTCTAAACCATTGAAATGAGAtgtggcgcttttccactacaccgttccagcacgactcgcctcgactcgcctcggttctttttgcgtttccactagagaaagtacctggtacctggtacctggtgcttttttagtacctgctctggtgaggttggTTGtaagccaagccggtactaaaatgtgacgtcgacacactgctggccgctgattggtagttgtcgctggaagcgtcatgagccgtcccacacaagaatcaaacccggcatttttaaataccggcagcagcgttacaaccatagttacatccatacggctcaattttcttgctttgtgtgtgacagaaagcctcatacagcagcaagtacaccactgcctcaatgtcctccattgtttatgtgttttgtgtcgcgtataaaacgaagacacggcagtttcgcggagccgtgctatgacgacccgcccacgttgagtaggtacttttttgtaatggaaaaggaaccgtgccgagtcgagcTGAGGCGAGTCgagctgaaactgtgtagtggaaaagcgccaatggTCTGGTCACAGGTAGTAAAatgttgaagttgaagtgtttTAATTGGTATATGAGTGTGAGAGTAAAGCAGCACTGATTCATATTCAGCAAATCAGcaaaggtttattattattattattattattattattatttggattATACAAACAAATctattttatcatctttttatttattttaactttgctGTTGTGCAATCTGTTCTTACATGATTCTGAGGAGTTGGAGGAAAATGCAGCTGAAATCAAGGTAATCATGATATAACAGCATTTCCTTTCTCAGATTTGAAGTGTCACATGTGAATAAACAGTTCACATGTTTAATCAGTGGTTCACCACTTTCAGTTGTTGATCATCGGTGTCATATCTTTACCTTGTAGCTGTTTTATGACTGTTAACACGACAAAGAAATGATTAATCTCAAATTCTCCATGTAAATGAAATCAGCTTTTCTTAAGATATCTATGCAACACTCTACAACATCTTTAAACTCCATCTCTTTATAACCCCGTCAGATTCAGAGAAACTTCTCCGTGTCTTTATCTCCTCAGGACTGGACTACTGCAATGTGTTCTTCACAGAGATCTTTGGCAGGAGCATCTAGAGGTTCCAGTTCATTCAGAGCAGGGCTGCCAGGATCCTGATGAGATcatgaaaagacaaacataGAACACCAATTCAGTTTTCATTGCACTGgctctctgtctccttcaggATTAACTACAACTCCTGCTACTAACATACAAATCCATCAGCTGACATGAACCTCCCTACCTGCAGG
This window contains:
- the LOC133999777 gene encoding interferon-induced very large GTPase 1-like; its protein translation is MKWLSVFYLRQPVDISQKINGKDEHQTEIEALLSRLHLQDKYKQKLTPADFLKISPPVKQQHDTTEKDLAHTFLQRLMMLDYRARYIPVKQDSPEVSHSKPQKIEPEDDDFALFSASVDSDQSKKSHVHPMDVQMAVFHCSDSFLKQNMITKLSQSQYALPLLVPDPVTMDIECPLWTFRQIMKSWKITQTKDDSNTVTMKSMPIYKAETSMVSFFRLGSLSLSKSQLMNTLINDRHSTFFHRNCPGSTKSRHLMDGVAEIAWYCPAGKPNDAFTDCIAFCNLHGDALEIKTQREILMEKSSVNVVLVPTLDRGDKSWTVISALLKSPKPLICLIVDNVCGAAEMTEGKYKMGLEGKSQSDVCEELKGIIGKILSGPHTSFQLETMAEVSGIRVDEDDAVCQKGKTAAMEIANLLKLMDVSKIKDKYLPCQGQLWHDWCKKNKEQYPFKGHIEKEKCEKQLKKIRQEQCSASCSELIKLFIESLSSLPSEEKEYFLKWIQILLDALSTDDLSKILQEYDEKWSEVLTLKKNHDKSDLISKQTELEKISKKLQSATFGLEHIFREIGQIYEAHKSLQKQSKMGETDWSKYPELAAELMISGHPMELMDGDAGHVTLTWISSLLDEVKKKLGDKRVFVLSVLGVQSSGKSTMLNAMFGLQFAVSAGRCTKGAFMQLVKVSEEKKKDFKFDYVLVVDTEGLRALELAGNDTLHDNELATFVVGLGNMTLINIFGENPADMQDVLQIVVQAFMRMKKVQLSPSCVFVHQNVTDITAAEKNMDGKRRLQEKLDQMAKLAAKEEVCDAECFSDVISFDVQKDVKYFAQLWEGSPPMAPPNPGYSESVQDLKNIILSKASQSAGTTLSQFKSKIKDLWDALLNENFVFSFKNTHEIAVYRKLEVQYGNWTWALRSKMLTIEHQLHNRIKNKKQENVELHYLFEAISETYEEIKKEMKKFFDDENDKDTLVQWRGRFESKIENFNDDQVRGVKRKLDEVIQQKKTCKKMDDKKTEFENKLLQKSKELAQQLKDKAKDERELKKQFNRVWSGWVTELTGDIKPIEDINLEKDEFSVLQGIGIEPVTINDCKTSGKYKNISSIRDYHHYVTLKKKQNMMIQAATTVIKYFRDSLSPEEQQLISSFIAEVEQESLCNIESKPVAATGYNPTYLQEIANNVKEKVTDFESKKKYVLKKEFTVDLLLYVFDKAGSWISESHEIFKKSNDALTYLESKKEEYYNIFRSFCKGNSSAVVLGELICEKLKVSTVEAVCNKTAHDLAGVMRCSLPAFNGNRLDLEKHVLTSLAENGKFNGYINYIRHPRSQVESFIKEEVEKYIYTDNKAKAQNKLKKNVEDINKLVSQALFDATEKVKSQRGNTDMWLKEFSNLLQENDKLTFDTISSENFSDINKFDFLKEEIEKGLPSLIKEMSSLLSHKMKEFRLKPDQILIDQLCDCCWVTCPFCAAVCTNTKNHSPVEHSVPFHRPDGIRGMHFRKTGDMSIDFCTSNVASDYRFYPSHDPDKPIPFKHYRTAGPKYANWRITPDGSEQTYWKWFVGKFQQDLEHHHGLKFQGKGTIPPKWKNYSKEEAIKSLDEMCQ